A window of the Nycticebus coucang isolate mNycCou1 chromosome 3, mNycCou1.pri, whole genome shotgun sequence genome harbors these coding sequences:
- the PLAU gene encoding urokinase-type plasminogen activator produces the protein MRVPLAFVLLCVLVVSDSKGSRELQGQSDASNCGCLNGGTCVSYKHFSNIRGCICPKKFQGEHCEIDTAKTCYQGNGHSYRGKANTDVMGRSCLAWNSATVLLKTYHAHRPDALQLGLGKHNYCRNPDNQRRPWCYVQVGLKQIVQECMVPDCSVGKRPFSPPEKLEFQCGQKALRPRFKIVGGEFTTIENQPWFAAIYKRHRGGSVTYVCGGSLISPCWVVSATHCFINYPQKDDYIVYLGRSNLNSNTPGEMKFEVEQLILHEDYSAETLAHHNDIALLKIRSSEGQCAQPSRSIQTICLPPMYGDANFGTSCEITGFGKESSNDYRYSEQLKMTVVKLVSHQECQQPHYYASEVTTKMLCASDPQWETDSCQGDSGGPLVCSTQGRLTLTGIVSWGRGCALKDKPGVYTRVSRFLPWIRTHMGKENGL, from the exons GGCAGCCGTGAACTTCAAGGACAGTCTGATGCAT CAAACTGTGGTTGTCTGAATGGAGGAACATGTGTGAGCTACAAGCACTTCTCCAACATTCGCGGATGCATCTGCCCGAAGAAATTCCAAGGGGAGCACTGTGAGATAG ATACAGCAAAAACCTGCTATCAGGGGAATGGTCACTCTTACCGAGGAAAGGCCAACACTGATGTCATGGGCCGGTCCTGCCTGGCCTGGAACTCTGCCACTGTCCTTctgaaaacataccatgcccacaGGCCTGATGCCCTTCAGCTGGGCCTGGGGAAACACAATTACTGCAG GAACCCAGACAACCAGAGGCGGCCCTGGTGTTATGTGCAGGTTGGCCTAAAACAGATCGTCCAAGAGTGCATGGTGCCTGACTGCTCTGTTG GTAAAAGGCCCTTCTCTCCTCCAGAAAAATTAGAGTTTCAGTGTGGCCAGAAGGCTCTGAGGCCCCGCTTTAAGATTGTTGGGGGAGAATTCACCACCATTGAGAACCAGCCCTGGTTTGCAGCCATCTATAAGAGGCACCGGGGAGGCTCTGTCACTTAcgtgtgtgggggcagcctcatCAGTCCTTGCTGGGTGGTTAGTGCCACACACTGCTTCAT TAATTACCCACAGAAGGATGACTACATTGTCTACCTGGGTCGGTCAAATCTTAACTCCAATACGCCTGGGGAGATGAAGTTTGAGGTGGAACAGCTCATCCTGCACGAGGACTATAGCGCTGAGACACTCGCTCACCATAATGATATTG CCTTGCTGAAGATCCGTTCCAGTGAGGGCCAGTGTGCACAGCCATCCCGGTCTATACAGACCATCTGCCTGCCCCCAATGTATGGTGATGCTAATTTTGGCACAAGCTGCGAGATCACTGGCTTTGGAAAAGAGAGTTCCA ATGACTATCGCTATTCAGAGCAGCTGAAAATGACTGTTGTGAAGCTGGTTTCCCACCAGGAGTGCCAGCAGCCCCACTACTATGCCTCTGAAGTCACTACCAAAATGCTATGTGCCTCTGACCCACAGTGGGAAACAGATTCTTGCCAG GGAGACTCAGGGGGCCCCCTCGTCTGCTCTACCCAAGGCCGCCTGACTCTGACTGGGATTGTGAGCTGGGGCCGTGGATGTGCCTTGAAGGACAAGCCAGGCGTTTACACAAGGGTCTCCCGCTTCCTGCCCTGGATCCGTACTCACATGGGGAAAGAAAATGGCCTCTGA